The DNA window AGGACGGCGCCCATGAGGAAGGCCTTGTCGCGGTCGTCGGCGACGTCTTCGATCTCGAGGACGGTGTTGGTCTGGAGGAGCTTGCCGACGTCGATCGGGTGGCCGGACTCGAGGAACCGTCCCGTGGTGCCGAGTCTGAGGCTGGCGAGGCGTACGCGGATGAATCCTCGTACGTTGTCGGCGATCTCGCGGCCGTACCCGATCTCGTCGACGACGGTCTCGGCGGCCTTCTGAAGGTCCTTGAGGGTGGGGTAGCGCGGGCGGTGCTTGGTGTGGATGGGGGCGCTGAGGGTGATGTCCCAGCCTTGGTCCTTGTAGGCGCGTTCGAGGGCTTTGGCGAGGACCTGGGGGAAGGGCTCCTCGGCTTCGAAGGCGGCGAGGAAGAGGGCTCTGACGAGGTCGAGGTGCGTCTGCAGCGGGAAGCCCTCGGCAGGCCTCAGCGGGTCGATGCCCGCGGGCACCTGGTCGAGGTCGCCGGGTCTGATCACGACGACGTCCTGTTGGAGGCGGGCGCTCATGAGGCGGTACTCGGCCTTGGCGGGCTCGACGACGAGCCACGGAATCCCTTGTGAAGTTGCGCTTTCGAGCATTGCCCGTACGGTCTGGGACTTGCCGGCTCCGGTGGCGCCGCAGACGAACGTGTGGCGGTTGAGGCTGTCTCTGCTGAGCGCGAGGCGTTCGGTGGGGCGCCGTTGGTGATCGAGGACGGTGCCGATGGTGAGTTTTTTGTTGCCTGCCCTTTGTTCGGGGGCGATGTCGAAGTCGGGCGGTTGGGTGAGGCGGATGCCTTGGACTTCTTTGGTGGGTGGCTTGGTGATTGCTGTGAGGAGCTTGGTCGTGGCTAGGGCGTTCTGGTTGCTCGCTTGGCTCGGGGCCAGGGCGTAGGGGAGTGCTTCCAGGTCGAACGCGGCGACTGCTAACGCGGCCACGGTGCGCGCTGCTGCGTTGGTGTCTGCGCCGATCCTGATGGTGAGGTGCCAGAGGCCGGTCGATTCGGCTTGCTTGAGCTCGCGGTAGTGGGCCTTCAGTCGTTCGGCCTGGACCTTGTGGTGGGGCGAGGTCTTGGCGCGGTCTTGCGTTTGGCGGAGCTGGTCGGCTAGGCGTTGTTGCTCTTCGTGCCTGGCCTTGTCGGTGGCCGGCTCGGCGGTGATGAGGATGGTGAACGCGTCCTCCCAGAGGGGGAGGATCGTGGTCTCTACGGTTGGGCCTTCTTGTGCTGATTTGTTCTGTTTCGTGCCGAGCGCGTCGTGGGTGATGGCGAGCTCGATCCAGGCCTTGATGCTGCTGAGCTCGAGGTGGATTGCTGTGTCTGGTGTGGTCCTTGAGCCTGGTGGTGCGGTGCTGGCGCCTGCGGTGATGAGGCGGGCTGGCGCGTTCTTGGTGGGGCGGTGCCAGAGCCAAGTCGTTGGCGTTCCGTCGTGATAGGCGGCCGAGATCGCGGCTTGGCGTAGATGGGTGAACGGGTCGTTGGCCTGCCCGTTCTCCTGCGCATGCACAGGCGGGCGCGGCAGCTCGACGATGCGAGCTGCTTTGCCGTCGCTGAGGTGCGCGAGGGGGGTGAGGTTGGCCATGGGGCGAGAGTAGACGGTTACGGGTGGTTGGCTTCACTCTCTGTCCACAGGCCTGTGGGAAGAGCTACCGGAGGGGTCGCCGGATTTCGTACGATGGCCGGACGTTTGGTACCTGCGGGCGGCTCGACGGGGGCTCGCGGTCGGTTTGGGTGTCGTCGGACGCAGGGGAGCGGTTTGGAATGAAGGTCCGCCAGCTGGTCGCAGCATCCCTCACGGCTGCCTCCGTGTTAGCCGCCACCACCGCCTGCCAACCCGATGCCATCGGTCCGTCGCCCACGCCGACGGTGTCGGAGACCTCCTCCCCGCCGTCCCCAACCCCGAGCGCCTCGCCCACCCCGTCGTTCGGGGCGAGCGAGCAGAGGGCCGTCGCGGAGGCGAAGGATGTCTATGCCCAATGGGTGCAAGTGACTGACCAGTTCGGGGCTTCGCCGAAGGAGTTCGGTGAGGAGGAGCGGACGCAGCTCTACCGGATCGGTGGAGATCCGGCGGCTCGCGACGCGGTGAGGCTTCTGTATGGCAGCGCTGCGGCCGGCACCGCCCAGCGTGGGACCGTTCGGATCGTCAGCATGCAGCCCGAATCGGTCAAGTTGCAGGTGGGCCGAGGCGAGTACCCAGAGGTGAAGCTCACGGCTTGCAACGATGCTTCGAAGGTCAGCTCGATCTTCGTCGCTACGGGCAAGCCGGCGGGGAGTCGGGTCGGGCCGCCGAAGTTTCTTGTTCCAGTGGTGCTCTGGCTCTATGAAGGTTCATGGCACGTCGTGAGGGTCGGTGACGGCAAAGTGGGGAAGCCATGCTGATGTTTCGGCGAATCGCCGTGGCGATGCTCGTGGTCGCGGCCATCGGGGGATTGAAAGTCACCTCGGTCCTGGCAGAAGGTGGAGCGGATTGTCCTCCGCCGAACGTCATTAACCCCAACACCGGCCTGTGCCAGATCGTCGCTGAGGATCCGGGGGATCCTGTGCCGGATGAGGATCCGGGTGACGATGGGGGTGGCGACAATGATGGTGAGGGTGGTGGCGGTGATGGGGGGACGCCGCAGTGTGTTACGCGGGTGGGGGCTCCTATTGTTTGTTATGACCCGCGGTATGGCTGGTGGGAGAATGAGACCAGCTGCTACTACCAGGCCGAGAGTCCGCAGCCGCCGGGGACGGATCCGGTGTGGTTGGGGCATTTTCCGGATGGGGCTATCTACACTTTTACTTGCTTCCCTCGGCGGAATATGCACCAGAATCGCTGTCTCGATATTGGTGGCTCCAACGATGACTGTCGCATTTGGCGGCGGGATCCTCCTCCCACAGCGCCCGATCCGCGGGAGATGGCGAGGCGGGCTGTGGAGGAGATGGTTCTGAAGGCTCCCGATATCGGCATGGCCCCGCCCTCTGGCAGCAAGGGGCTGGTGGGGATGGAGGTGTGGTTCTGGAACAGCATCAACGACCACACGTGGGGACCGATTGAGCGGACCGTCAGTGCAGGGGCGGTGACCGTGACGGCTACGGCGAATGTCGCCACTATTGACTGGGATCTCGGCAACGGGGACAGCATCGAGTGTGATGCTGGGACTCCGTACCGCCGTGGGGTGGAGTCCGACTGCTCCTACGAGTACGAGCAGCCGTCTGAGGGGTACGACATCACGGCTACTTCGCATTGGGTCGTCGAGTGGACTTCCAACGTCGGCATCAACGGCGAGATCGAGCTGGACCTGCAATCCAATGCCCAGATCGCCATCACTGAGGCCAAGCAGGTCTTGGGGGAGCGCTAGGGCTGAAGAGCAGCCGACACGACCGTCCGGGCTTCGGCTTGGACTTCCGCCAGGTGGTCGGGGCCCTTGAAGGACTCCGCGTAGATCTTGTACACGTCCTCGGTGCCCGACGGCCGGGCGGCGAACCAGGCCGACTCGGTCGTCACCTTGAGGCCACCGATGGGGGCATCGTTCCCAGGGGCTGACGTCAGCTTCGCGGTGATGGGGTCGCCAGCGAGGGACGTGGCGGACACCTGGGAGGGCGTGAGTTTCGCCAACACTGCTTTCTGCTCGCGCGTCGCCGGCGCATCGATGCGTGCGTACGACGGGGAGCCGAAGCGGGACTCCAACTCGGCGTAGTGCGACGACGGCGACTTGCCTGTCACGGCTTGGATCTCCGCCGCCAGAAGGCAGAGCAGCAGGCCGTCCTTGTCCGTGGTCCAGACCGAGCCATCTCGGCGGAGGAACGAGGCCCCCGCGCTTTCTTCGCCGCCGAAGGCGATCGAGCCGTCCAACAGACCCGGCACGAACCATTTGAAGCCCACCGGTACTTCGACCAGCGTGCGACCCAGGTCGGTCGCCACGAGGTCGATCATCGAGGACGACACGAGCGTCTTGCCGATCGCCGCGGTGGGCCAGTCGCGGTGGCCATACAGATAGGCGATTGCCACCGCCAGGTAGTGGTTCGGGTTCATCAACCCGCCGTCTGGCGTCACGATGCCGTGCCGGTCGGCGTCGGCGTCGTTGCCCGTCGCGAGGTCGTACGACGACGCCTTCGAGATCAGCGAGGCCATCGCGTACGGGGAGGAGCAGTCCATGCGGATCTTGCCGTCCCAGTCCAGCGTCATGAAGCGCCACGTCGCGTCGACCAACGGGTTCACCACGCCGAGCTCGAGCCGGTGGTGCGACGCGATCTCACCCCAGTAGTCCACGCTCGCCCCACCCAGCGGGTCCGCTCCGATGCGCACGCCGGCGGAACGGATGGCGCCGAGGTCGACGACGGTGGGCAGGGCGCCCACGTACTCGGCGAGGTAGTCGTGCTTCCCCGTCGTGTCAGCGGCCAAGGCCGCGGCGAGCGGCACGCGGCGGATGGCGGACAGGCCGGAGCGGAGCAGTTCGTTCGCCCGGTCCTGGATCACCCGAGTGATGTCGGTGTCGGCCGGACCACCATTCGGCGGGTTGTACTTGAAGCCCCCATCCGACGGCGGGTTGTGCGACGGCGTCACGACGACGCCGTCGGCCAGACCCGAAGACCGGTCCCGGTTGTAGGTGAGGATGGCCAGCGACACAGCCGGCGTTGGGGTGTAGCGATCCCGCGCGTCCACCAGGACCCGGACGCCGTACGCGGCGAAGACCTCCAAGGCCGAGACCCAGGCCGGCTCGGACAGCGCGTGCGTGTCCCGCCCCAGGAACAGCGGTCCGTCGATGCCGGCCGACGAACGGTACTCACAGATCGCGGACGACGTAGCCACGATGTGGTCCTCGTTGAACGACGCCGTCAGGCTCGACCCACGATGCCCCGACGTCCCGAACGCCACCTGCTGCGAAGGCTCGTCCGGCGAGGGATGCAACGAGTAGTAGGCCGTCACCAGCTTCGCGAGATCGACGAGATCGGCCGGCTCCGCGGGCTGCCCCGCCCTGGCGTGGACGTCGTTCATGCCGACCACCGTAGTAGCAAACCCGTTGGTGCCCAGCCCACCCGGCCGGCAAGAATGGCGAACGATGACCAGTTCACCACCACAGCGGCGCAAGAGCTGGCGACGCAGACTCGCAGCCCTCCGCCTCGACGTCACCCCGATCAAGACCTCGCGCGACTTCCGGCTCCTGCTCGCCGGCGGCACGGTCTTCTACCTGCTCGGCATGGTCGGGTACGTCGCCGTCCCGTACCAGCTCTACCACCTCACCGGCTCCAACTTCGCCGTCGGCGCGTACGGCCTCGCCCAGCTCCTCCCGCTGATCCTCTGCGGCCTGTACGGCGGCGCCCTCGCGGACCGGCTCGACCGCCGCAAGGTCATCGTCTACACCGGCCTCGCCCAGGCGGCCTGCGTCGGGCTGATGATGGCGAACGCCCTGCTGGCCGAGCCCTC is part of the Tenggerimyces flavus genome and encodes:
- a CDS encoding ATP-binding protein; this encodes MANLTPLAHLSDGKAARIVELPRPPVHAQENGQANDPFTHLRQAAISAAYHDGTPTTWLWHRPTKNAPARLITAGASTAPPGSRTTPDTAIHLELSSIKAWIELAITHDALGTKQNKSAQEGPTVETTILPLWEDAFTILITAEPATDKARHEEQQRLADQLRQTQDRAKTSPHHKVQAERLKAHYRELKQAESTGLWHLTIRIGADTNAAARTVAALAVAAFDLEALPYALAPSQASNQNALATTKLLTAITKPPTKEVQGIRLTQPPDFDIAPEQRAGNKKLTIGTVLDHQRRPTERLALSRDSLNRHTFVCGATGAGKSQTVRAMLESATSQGIPWLVVEPAKAEYRLMSARLQQDVVVIRPGDLDQVPAGIDPLRPAEGFPLQTHLDLVRALFLAAFEAEEPFPQVLAKALERAYKDQGWDITLSAPIHTKHRPRYPTLKDLQKAAETVVDEIGYGREIADNVRGFIRVRLASLRLGTTGRFLESGHPIDVGKLLQTNTVLEIEDVADDRDKAFLMGAVLIALTEHLRVQERKGELTPGNLRHLTVFEEAHRLLRNTQHTHGPAAHAVEMFAAMLAEIRAYGEGLIVAEQIPAKLIPDVIKNTAVKIVHRLPAQDDRDAVGATMNLSPSQSKHLVTLEPGTAAVFTDGMDHPILATMPDGTHRELTSELHTKGPERVIDPISGRCASPYALDICTLSEFLRGRRLADANAPMRLYTELTVVGYLTGMDLPLIPPVLADSLQGQEDLVIACALAACIDDSVATRSGAICDKLSPDEFAAYIAESLYSTVCGHRPVEVRRDRWLAAPFRKTSRRKQDELLRGRAMIHALFGNESPSQLEDLIGLNRYHDDWDEAVRHQTAPYEVDWAVPFFATPRRRLDGEA
- the pgm gene encoding phosphoglucomutase (alpha-D-glucose-1,6-bisphosphate-dependent); translated protein: MNDVHARAGQPAEPADLVDLAKLVTAYYSLHPSPDEPSQQVAFGTSGHRGSSLTASFNEDHIVATSSAICEYRSSAGIDGPLFLGRDTHALSEPAWVSALEVFAAYGVRVLVDARDRYTPTPAVSLAILTYNRDRSSGLADGVVVTPSHNPPSDGGFKYNPPNGGPADTDITRVIQDRANELLRSGLSAIRRVPLAAALAADTTGKHDYLAEYVGALPTVVDLGAIRSAGVRIGADPLGGASVDYWGEIASHHRLELGVVNPLVDATWRFMTLDWDGKIRMDCSSPYAMASLISKASSYDLATGNDADADRHGIVTPDGGLMNPNHYLAVAIAYLYGHRDWPTAAIGKTLVSSSMIDLVATDLGRTLVEVPVGFKWFVPGLLDGSIAFGGEESAGASFLRRDGSVWTTDKDGLLLCLLAAEIQAVTGKSPSSHYAELESRFGSPSYARIDAPATREQKAVLAKLTPSQVSATSLAGDPITAKLTSAPGNDAPIGGLKVTTESAWFAARPSGTEDVYKIYAESFKGPDHLAEVQAEARTVVSAALQP